A region of Fusarium keratoplasticum isolate Fu6.1 chromosome 6, whole genome shotgun sequence DNA encodes the following proteins:
- a CDS encoding NAD-specific glutamate dehydrogenase: protein MSSTSDPVANLKAEASRGPSPQPTHFSVPLSNGNGNGHRVLRSATVGYIAPEFTGKKAQKEAVKDIIKQAGLVPEAQIDEQIEWFYEKLGIDDVYFHIETPAVISTHITSLYAAKVAAFAREDKQEEIRIDMEANDHAIYIDTSIAGKTNVSGPRYEERLEAKYIDHVGSSKYRVETFRSPAVLSPESKATLRCYFVYQCQFQTPPSQTDPKETNLEKIADQGFLQKATANTKQIYQDIIELAVGRAGPVIEVFDIEDTDEKRMVLAFRSRSAQGLFSALSDLYHYYGVTSSRKYLEQFSNGITVMSVYLRPAHQVDGQANQFPSYEESIDQISKEVSLLYCLPHNKFHSLFLSGQLSLQESVYAHSAWVFVQHFLNRLGPEYASLSELLDVSNNTQQALLSNLKRRLRSETFTPDYIYEIIQNYPGLVRALYASFANVHLLKDQEDPVKVVSSSLSVEVLSDEALKDKIAKNVNNEHDEMVLTAFRVFNNAILKTNYFTPTKVALSFRLDPSFLPDVEYPKPLYGMFLVISSESRGFHLRFKDISRGGIRIVKSRSKEAYSINARNLFDENYGLASTQQRKNKDIPEGGSKGVILLDPKQQDRAREAFEKYIDSILDLLLPAETPGIKNPIVDLYGKEEILFLGPDENTAELVDWATEHARSRNAPWWKSFFTGKSPKLGGIPHDTYGMTTLSVREYVKGIYRKLELDPSTIRKMQTGGPDGDLGSNEIKLANETYTAIVDGSGVLADPKGLDRDELLRLANNRKMIIEYDISKLSPEGYRVLCDDVNLTLPSGEVVNNGTSFRNTFHLRENSSVDVFVPCGGRPASIDLISVNRLIKDGKSLIPYLVEGANLFITQDAKLRLEAAGCVLYKDASANKGGVTSSSLEVLASLSFDDEGFVENMCHNANGEAPQFYKDYVKQVQLKIQDNARLEFEAIWREHQETGTPRSVLSDKLSVAITDLDEKLQHSDLWDNEKIRRSVLKDALPHLLLEKIGLDTLIARIPDSYLRSIFGSYLASRFVYEFGSSPSQFAFYDFMSKRMAQIADN from the exons ATGTCTTCCACATCCGACCCCGTGGCCAacctcaaggctgaggccaGCCGAGGCCCTTCTCCCCAGCCCACTCACTTCAGTGTTCCCCTGTCAAatggcaacggcaacggccACCGCGTCCTGCGCTCTGCCACTGTTGGCTACATCGCCCCTGAGTTCACCGGcaagaaggcccagaaggaggccgtcaaggacatcatcaagcaggCTGGCCTGGTCCCCGAAGCTCAGATTGATGAGCAGATTGAGTGGTTCTACGAGAAGCTCGGCATCGACGATGTCTACTTCCACATCGAGACCCCTGCTGTCATCAGCACTCACATCACCTCTCTCTATGCCGCCAAGGTTGCTGCCTTTGCCCGCGAGGACAAGCAGGAGGAGATCCGCATCGACATGGAGGCCAACGACCACGCCATCTACATTGACACCAGCATTGCTGGCAAGACCAACGTCAGTGGCCCTCGCTACGAGGAGCgcctcgaggccaagtacATCGACCACGTCGGTTCCAGCAAGTACCGTGTTGAGACCTTCCGCTCTCCCGCCGTCCTGAGCCCCGAGTCCAAGGCCACCCTCCGATGCTACTTCGTCTACCAGTGCCAGTTCCAGACCCCCCCTTCGCAGACCGACCCCAAGGAGACCAACCTTGAGAAGATTGCCGACCAGGGTTTCCTCCAGAAGGCTActgccaacaccaagcagaTCTACCAGGACATCATTGAGCTTGCCGTCGGCCGGGCTGGTCCCGTCATTGAGGTCTTCGACATCGAGGACACTGATGAGAAGCGCATGGTTCTCGCTTTCCGATCCCGCTCTGCCCAGGGTCTCTTCTCTGCCCTGAGCGACCTCTACCACTACTATGGCGTCACCTCCTCGCGAAAGTACCTGGAGCAGTTCTCTAACGGTATCACCGTCATGTCTGTCTACCTCCGACCTGCTCACCAGGTTGACGGCCAGGCCAATCAGTTCCCCTCTTACGAGGAGTCGATTGACCAGATCTCCAAGGAGGTTTCTCTCCTCTACTGCCTTCCCCACAACAAGTTCCACAGCCTCTTCCTTTCTGGCCAGCTGAGCCTCCAGGAGTCCGTTTATGCCCACTCCGCCTGGGTCTTTGTCCAGCACTTCCTTAACCGTCTGGGCCCCGAGTACGCCTCTCTCTCCGAGCTTCTGGATGtcagcaacaacacccagcaggctctcctctccaacctcaagcGCCGTCTCCGCTCCGAGACCTTCACCCCTGACTACATCTATGAGATTATTCAGAACTACCCCGGCCTCGTGCGCGCTCTTTACGCCTCCTTCGCCAACGTCCACCTTCTTAAGGATCAGGAGGACCCCGTGAAGGTTGTCTCCTCCAGCCTGTCTGTCGAGGTTCTCTCCGACGAGGCTCTTAAGGACAAGATCGCCAAGAACGTTAACAACGAGCACGATGAGATGGTCCTTACTGCCTTCCGCGTGTTCAACAAcgccatcctcaagaccaacTATTTCACCCCTACCAAGGTTGCCCTGAGCTTCCGTCTCGACCCCTCTTTCCTCCCTGACGTAGAGTACCCCAAGCCCCTCTACGGCATgttcctcgtcatcagctCCGAGTCCCGAGGTTTCCACCTCCGATTCAAGGACATCTCTCGTGGTGGTATCCGAATCGTCAAGTCTCGCAGCAAGGAGGCCTATAGCATCAACGCTCGCAACCTCTTCGACGAGAACTACGGTCTTGCCAGCACTCAGCAGCGCAAGAACAAGGATATCCCTGAGGGTGGCTCCAAGGGTGTCATTCTCCTTGACCCCAAGCAGCAGGACCGCGCCCGCGAGGCCTTCGAGAAGTACATCGATAGtatccttgatcttctcctgCCCGCCGAGACCCCCGGCATCAAGAACCCCATTGTCGACCTCTACggcaaggaggagatccTCTTCCTGGGTCCCGATGAGAACACTGCTGAGCTGGTTGACTGGGCCACCGAGCACGCCCGCTCCCGCAACGCCCCCTGGTGGAAGTCCTTCTTCACCGGCAAGTCTCCTAAGCTTGGTGGTATTCCCCACGACACTTACGGCATGACCACTCTGTCCGTCCGCGAGTATGTCAAGGGTATCTACCGAAAGCTCGAGCTTGACCCCTCCACCATCCGCAAGATGCAGACTGGTGGCCCCGACGGTGACCTGGGCAGCAACGAGATCAAGCTCGCCAACGAGACCTACACTGCCATCGTTGATGGCTCTGGTGTCCTCGCTGACCCCAAGGGTCTTGACCGTGATGAGCTCCTCCGCCTCGCCAACAACCGCAAGATGATCATCGAGTATGACATCTCCAAGCTGTCCCCTGAGGGATACCGCGTCCTGTGCGACGATGTCAACCTGACCCTGCCCAGcggcgaggttgtcaacAACGGCACCTCTTTCCGCAACACCTTCCACCTCCGCGAGAACAGCTCCGTCGATGTCTTCGTCCCTTGTGGTGGTCGCCCTGCCTCGATTGACCTCATCAGCGTCAACCGCCTcatcaaggacggcaagtcCCTCATCCCCTACCTCGTTGAGGGTGCCAACCTCTTCATCACCCAGGACGCCAAGCTCCgccttgaggctgctggctgTGTCCTCTACAAGGATGCCTCTGCTAACAAGGGTGGTGtgacctcttcctcccttgaggtccttgccTCTCTGTCctttgacgacgagggcTTCGTTGAGAACATGTGCCACAACGCCAACGGCGAGGCTCCCCAGTTCTACAAGGACTACGTCAAGCAGGTTcagctcaagatccaggACAACGCCCGCCTTGAGTTCGAGGCCATCTGGCGCGAGCACCAGGAGACTGGCACTCCCCGATCGGTCCTCTCTGACAAGCTCTCGGTTGCCATCACCGAccttgatgagaagctccagcacTCCGACCTCTGGGACAACGAGAAGATCCGCCGCTCTGTCCTCAAGGATGCTCTTCCCCACCTCCTGCTGGAGAAGATTGGCCTTGACACCCTGATTGCCCGCATCCCCGACTCGTACCTCCGCAGCATCTTCGGCAGCTACCTTGCCAGCCGCTTCGTGTACGAGTTCGGCAGCAGCCCCAGCCAGTTTGCCTTCTACGACTT CATGTCGAAGCGCATGGCCCAGATTGCCGACAACTAG
- a CDS encoding SH3 domain-containing protein codes for MTRPTIVRADTIDLQDHHAPSAQDHSKSARTITSPNSLSPHQAETIREVISDTADEERRSPRVSWENGNGIDDIHRFADDLVAGPTGSSSNSNSRLRGAADDDDDINGKMVQEDALAIAQNGGISSSDEGDLDGDADDLDDDMMDKISSSPSIEDGGCSPVIAPRAWPRRISSLPGSLRSSSPTPSGSSVTRVCSPYPEPLSYTPGPGKLAQLPRALPATIQNHRLRGKYTDRDDAADETDSDPENDTSFDSITAEFHETLEDEKERRGMEVQEEDIFYDCKSVLNLSDTSDEETHEQENEHGDDFDNYDLSLTVPYEESYEDDDSSLSLPSDPSYVDSGWATECLQETEDIDFEFVYALHTFVATVEGQANATKGDTMVLLDDSNSYWWLVRVVKDSSIGYLPAEHIETPTERLARLNKHRNVDLSATMLGDQTDKKQPTFKPSIRLRRKTVTFAAPTYVDYSDFDDYSTDEEDLDDLFGQSTTKSTQQQEQKKDTQQATTISVVEDDDSSEESAKVEPLKPRSNVKLVIESTKVETVEEEDETRSSEEILLDSKLEGPSKSRNGTVRNTDSFYRDETVETKKITLTPNLLRDDNQPRPSQDSITKDIKSRTSLDKMDKELMSDKEKKKIQDKARKEKEKKPSAIRSFFSRKDKKKSIDDDDESFGKRSMDIVSESRDSESIEEVSSPVQRNPSKLQKQMPRTEPSLSRKNSVGSQEQSSTRELAAYLAESRTNDVSNVPPASMRLVDPDTQETQELPSNTHVGGDVTRARSASAAAQHDDTKALAKALGRSASTGTQPRTARTVKPRPLTDLDELESSEDDYASEPEAQPTQEPAKEQKAEGAGLRPQLPGAFPDSFEAAPGQNSAAAAAASKEQHQDRLSESPVHVSPVNVTRPPALEIDTSSQEGRSSSEVPSPELMPGADTPKDSSSTRSNKEAGWDDEKLRAFFDDGEHVRDLLMVVYDKTDVEPAGKDHPVVSGLFREQNAKLAEITTQLDNMLGDWLARKQRLRGTL; via the exons ATGACACGACCAACCATTGTTCGAGCCG ATACCATCGACCTCCAAGATCACCACGCTCCATCCGCTCAGGACCATTCCAAGAGTGCTCGCACCATCACCTCCCCCAACTCCCTCTCGCCCCACCAGGCCGAGACCATTCGTGAAGTTATCAGCGACACCGCCGACGAAGAGCGCCGTTCCCCGCGCGTCTCGTGGGAAAACGGCAACGGCATTGACGATATTCACCGGTTCGCCGACGACCTCGTCGCCGGTCCCACGGGATCCAGCTCAAACTCCAACTCCCGCCTCCGAGGCGCtgctgacgacgacgacgatatcaACGGAAAGATGGTGCAGGAGGATGCGCTGGCCATTGCGCAGAACGGAGGCATCTCGTCCTCGGACGAGGGTgacctcgacggcgacgctgacgacctcgacgatgacATGATGGACAAGATCTCGAGTTCTCCCTCgattgaagatggtgggTGCAGCCCCGTCATTGCCCCTCGGGCATGGCCGCGTCGAATTTCTTCTCTACCCGGATCGCTACGGAGTAGTTCTCCCACTCCCTCTGGTTCAAGTGTCACCAGGGTCTGTTCGCCATACCCTGAGCCTCTCAGCTATACACCCGGCCCCGGCAAGCTTGCCCAGCTGCCGCGAGCACTACCCGCAACAATCCAGAATCATCGTCTTCGGGGTAAGTATACCGATCGCGACGACGCCGCCGACGAAACCGACTCCGATCCCGAAAACGATACGAGCTTCGATTCCATCACAGCCGAATTTCACGAAACACTTGAAGATGAGAAAGAAAGGCGTGGGATGGAGGTTCAGGAAGAG GACATATTCTATGACTGCAAGTCAGTCTTGAATCTTTCGGACACGAGCGACGAAGAAACTCACGAGCAGGAAAACGAGCACGGCGACGATTTCGACAACTACGATCTTTCCCTGACCGTTCCCTACGAAGAATCATACGAAGACGATGActcttccctctccctccccagCGATCCAAGCTATGTTGATTCTGGTTGGGCGACAGAATGCTTACAAGAAACAGAGGACATCGATTTCGAGTTCGTTTATGCACTCCACACTTTCGTGGCCACGGTCGAGGGCCAGGCGAATGCCACCAAAGGCGATACCATGGTTCTGCTAGATGACAGCAACAGCTACTGGTGGCTGGTTAGAGTTGTCAAGGACAGCAGTATTG GATATTTGCCTGCGGAACATATCGAGACGCCGACAGAACGATTAGCCCGTTTGAACAAACACAGGAACGTCGAT CTTTCTGCTACGATGCTAGGAGATCAAACAGACAAGAAGCAACCGACATTCAAGCCGTCTATACGGCTAAGACGGAAAACGGTAACTTTTGCTGCACCGACGTATGTCGACTACTCAGACTTTGACGACTACTCaaccgacgaggaagatctGGATGATCTATTTGGTCAATCAACAACTAAATCCACCCAGCAACAAGAACAGAAGAAGGATACCCAGCAGGCAACGACAATATCAGTCGTGGAAGACGACGACTCATCGGAGGAGAGTGCCAAGGTGGAACCGCTCAAGCCTCGCTCCAACGTCAAATTGGTTATTGAGTCTACAAAGGTCGAGACAgtcgaagaggaggatgagacgAGGAGTAGCGAAGAGATACTCCTGGACAGCAAGCTGGAGGGCCCGAGCAAATCGCGAAACGGCACCGTGAGAAACACAGACTCGTTCTACAGAGACGAGACCGTTgagaccaagaagatcacACTGACACCAAACCTTTTGCGGGACGACAACCAACCCCGGCCATCTCAagactccatcaccaaggatatcaaatcaaggacaagcctggacaagatggataaGGAGCTCATGTCggacaaggaaaagaagaagatccAAGACAAGGCTcggaaggagaaggagaagaagcccagtGCCATTCGAAGCTTCTTCTCTAGgaaagacaagaagaagtcgatcgatgatgacgatgagtcGTTTGGCAAGAGGTCGATGGACATTGTGTCGGAATCCCGGGACAGCGAGTCGATCGAGGAGGTGTCGTCGCCAGTTCAACGAAACCCGAGcaagctccagaagcagaTGCCGCGTACAGAGCCCTCGCTGTCACGCAAAAACTCTGTTGGATCACAGGAGCAGTCCTCAACAAGGGAGCTTGCCGCTTACTTGGCCGAGTCTCGGACCAACGACGTGTCTAACGTGCCACCGGCCTCGATGCGGCTCGTGGACCCCGACACGCAAGAGACACAGGAGCTGCCGTCCAATACTCATGTTGGCGGTGATGTGACCAGAGCACGGTCAGCATCCGCCGCTGCACAGCACGACGATACCAAGGCGCTGGCCAAGGCACTTGGCCGCAGTGCCAGCACAGGAACACAGCCCAGAACGGCCAGGACAGTCAAGCCCCGGCCGTTGACGGAtctggatgagctggaaAGCTCAGAAGACGATTATGCCTCAGAGCCCGAAGCACAGCCGACGCAAGAGCCGGCTAAGGAGCAGAAGGCTGAAGGGGCTGGTCTACGGCCACAGCTCCCGGGGGCGTTCCCTGACAGCTTTGAGGCTGCGCCAGGCCAGaactcggcggcggcggcagccgCAAGCAAGGAGCAACACCAGGATCGTCTGTCAGAATCACCGGTGCATGTGTCACCCGTCAACGTCACACGGCCCCCGGCCCTGGAGATTGACACATCGTCTCAGGAAGGCCGGTCGTCATCCGAAGTGCCGTCACCAGAGCTCATGCCTGGAGCCGACACTCCCAAAGACAGCAGCTCTACAAGGAGCAACAAGGAGGCTGGTTGGGATGACGAGAAGTTACGGGCCTTCTTTGATGACGGCGAGCATGTTCGGGATCTCCTCATGGTTGTGTACGACAAGACGGACGTCGAACCAGCGGGCAAGGACCATCCAGTGGTGAGCGGGCTGTTTAGGGAGCAGAACGCCAAGTTGGCAGAGATTACGACT CAACTCGACAATATGCTTGGAGACTGGTTGGCGAGAAAGCAACGACTCCGAGGCACGCTATAG